A window of Chanodichthys erythropterus isolate Z2021 chromosome 16, ASM2448905v1, whole genome shotgun sequence genomic DNA:
AATGCTATCATACAAGGACAGGATCTAAAGGGGGTAACAACCATTTTTCCCATAAACCATTTTGAACAGCCATTTATTAATCATTATGGTTGCCTACTATGGAATGTATTTTATTAGAAATTATCCAAACTTTACTATGATAAAGCCAAGTTTTTGGTGCATTGACTACCATTTgtataataacaacaaaaaagcatAGTTAAACTatgtttttttgtaacaaaactatggttaatttgtggttaccatggaATAACTACAAGAACCATGGTTTTATTCGAagtaaaaccatggttattttttatatttgtatacgCCCTTGTaatcttttctttaaaataacttcccctccctcttgcagcaaaatctcttctctgatgacgggTTTACTGGcctgagggcgggacaacctgtcattCATATGAGATTGAcaaatagcaaaccacaaccatccagagatccaatcaattcctgatgaacaaaatcaagtcccgccctacattttttctagTTCAAAAAGCTGTTTCACTTGGATGTCACAATAAGGGGAAAAAAGACCATCGCAACTTTAGTTACATGCCGATTCCTACTGACCTGTACAGCACTGAGGGTGTAGAGGAGGTGTGGGTCGTGGCCGATGCTGGCGCTGATGCCTCCACAGTCATGCTGGCAGGACTTGATGAAGTCTATGATCTCCTCACGGTTCATTCGGGAGAGCTGACCCATCAGGTCCATTACTGTCAGGCCCCAGTAGATGCCACTCATTCTCAGGTACTCTGACAGAGTGTACTCCTGCAGGAGGAATTAACCTCcagtttaaattatttattgaagGGCAATCATTTTTGGCTTTTTATAAGCCAACAACTTACATAATCATCCTTCTTGGAGCCATAGGCAGCAATATAGTCTGCATGCTTGTCCAGGAGGAGAGTGTTTGGAGCATCAGGTTTAATGATCACGTCTTTAACCTGGGTTCCCTGCGAGATAAAGTAGCTGTCATCACAATAAGCTCAGAAACTGCAGTCTGATACATTCATTTCGGTTTAGACTGTTAACTGTGCTGAACTGACTGGGCGGATGCCATGACATGTTTATGCTGCTATCGTTCTGCTCTTCTAATGCTTTCTTCACAATCGCATGCCCTTTCTTTATGGGGAAACATTGATACACAATTAAATAACTATAAAAGCAAAGTAGTGTGTTTTACATTACCATCCTGGCGGAGAAGCAAGAGAGTTGACTACAGGCTTACTTCAGCAGTCACACACATTTTACATCATCACAGATCTCGTCATTTCTACGGGTGCTCAAGAAGGACAAAACGCATTTAACGGGGACGTTTTGCGATTTTGCAAATCGCAACTTCTAAACGGACGTTTACgtgaacttttatttatttttatttttttaatatatattatgtcATTGTGTCACAAAGCAAAGAAAGTGCTTTTTTTTCccagtaaaattaaaatactgtcaatagttttatattagccgtttttatgttttatgtattaaattttagacatgtttaaatacaatttaaaattgtgatttgtGGGATTTTTtctaataataaatattcagtaaccaaaaaaatgcacagatacgaaatttaaaaacatttctaaaattaAAGTTATCACTCAATGGCGACATCTAGATTGGGACTAAATGTTGGTTTACTGATTGTTTTTATTTCGAATAAATTAAAGAATATTATTCATTTgataattttttctttcttgcaATATCTTTGGTAACAAAAGTCTTGACAAATGCAGTTAACTTGTTTACCCAAACTTGTGTGGATCCAAATGATGTTACTTCTTGAGTATCATAACTTTTATTACATTTTCCATAAAGGGGGGAAATGATATAAGGTTGCACAGTTGCACagtttgtaattaaaatgtcaataataCAGTTTCTATTACTGGCCACATCATTTGGTCAAGAAAATGACTAACATTTTTTCATGgtagattatttatttttattttgaggacataatccattttaaaaaaatgaggaAGTGCTCAGTAACTACTTTGTTCATCTTAACATTTCTTCAACTTACTTGTTCAACACTACAAAAACAAAGACGACAAGGCATGCTGATATGACATAAGGCAACTTGAGTTCTGTATAGGCAATTTACAATCTGTTAGATACAATCCTGAGATCTATTATATCAAATACATCATCATGTACAAAAGAAGCTAAACCAAACGATCAGCTCTTGGCATGGAAGTCCTGGATTTACAGGTTCACTGTTTGAATCTCCCAAGAAGTTCTCTTGAGATGATGAGCCTTTGGATTTGAGCAGTCCCTTCATAAATCTGTGGATTCAGACAATAAGACATTAATCAAATTTTAGCATCTTTACAaatgaacaaattaataaaGGTCTCCAATCCTTACCTGGTAAATCTTAGCATCTCTCATCAGCTTCTCCACAGGATATTCACTGTTGAAACCGTTCCCACCAAAGATCTGGACGGCATCAGTGGCACACTGGTTTGCAATGTCTCCGGCAAAGGCCTTGGCAATCGAAGCATAGTAGGTGTTCCTGCGGCCCTCGTCCACTTCCCAAGCTGCTCTCTGATAGGCCATCCTAGCAAGCTCCACTTTCATGGCCATTTCAGCCAGAAGGAATGACACTGCCTGGTGCTGGGGGTCGGAAAAGTCGATTTATTTTAGAATGTACTGTATTAACTTCATAGTATCAGTTTAGGTTGTCAAACATGTCTACTGAAACAGACACCTACCTCTGCAATAAACTTGCCAAAAGTCTTTCTTTCCAAAGCATACTTTGTGGCCTCTTCCAGTGCTCTCTGTGCAAGTCCCGTTGCACCGGCAGCCACCTGAAAAGCATCAAGATATGGTTGAGATGACATTATGAATTAGCCAAGTGCAATTTGTTAGCAATAATAACTGCAAAAGGACACTTACTGGTGGTCTGGTCTTGTCAAATGCACCCATGGCAATCTTGAAGCCGGCTCCTTCTCCAATCAAAACATTCTCTTTAGGGATTCTTACATCCTCAAATGTGATGCCCCTGGTGTCTGAGCATCTCTGGCCCATGTTCAGTTCCTGTTGAACAGAATGTAGACTTAAGCAAACAGTGCAGAATCTCATAGTGGTATTAATATAGTGTTTAAGTATCATCTGAGTGCATCAGACTGCAGTTGTCAGCACCTTTTACCTTTCTGCCAGGCTGGACTCCTGGGGTGTCAGCTTCAACAATAAAGCCTGTGAAAGCCTTGCTAGCAGGACATTTTGGATCGGGATCTGTGCGGGCCAGCAGGAagtacctttaaatgcaaaccAATAGGTTTAGAATTGCCCCAAAAACAATTATGAATAAGAAGCAGTTCACTTACCAGTTTGCTTTTCCTCCATTGGTGATCCACATTTTCTGACCGTTGACCACATACTCGTCTCCTTTCTTCACAGCCCGGGTCTTTATCGCAGCCACATCAGAGCCTGCTCCAGGCTCGGTCACACAGTACGCCTGCAAAAATGAGTCTGTGTACTTACTATTGCTAAAAGGAATGCTTCATAAATCATAGATATTGATGATTAGAAAAATGAtgacacacttacacacatgaGTGGCTCTTCCGTCATTCTGCCCAAATATTTCTTCTTCTGTGCATCATTACCAGCAATAATGACTGGCATTTGCTGCATagaaaaaacacataaaaatgtaactaaCTATTATAAGTTCTAGCATTTTACAACAGCTGTGAATTTcccagtaaaaaaaataaaaatgttaatgttaatgtgcTATGAGTCCTATGCACAAATGaccatttaatataattattaaattaatcacactaaaaaaaaaaggtcataaaACACCACTTACTCCCAGAGAGTTTGCTTCAATGGCTGTCTGTACACCAGTGCACCCAAAGGCCAGCTCCTCTGTGATGAGACAGGCATCAAATATGCCCAGACCCATTCCACCTGGAACACATTGCAATATCCAACATGGTCagaattaaaggaatagttgtCCTCATGTTGATCCAAACTCCTATGACTTACTTTCCTCCATggaacaaatatatatatatattaagaatATCTTGGGTCCTTCACTTTCATAAAAAGAAAAGGAGGCCTGAAGCTGCCAAGCtctaaaatgacataaaaagtacCATAAAAGCAGGGGTTTTAAATCTTTTAGATGCCACAGACCCCCAAATATGATCACCCTCAAGCAAGGGACCCCCATGCTTAGATTTAAAAGGATTAGTTTGCTTCagaataatttactcacctatgtcatccaagatgttcatgtctttctttctttagtcgaaaagaaattaaggtttctgaggaaaactttccaggaattttctctatatagtggacttcaatggggaccaacgggttgaaggtccaaattgcggtttcagtgcagcttcaaatggctctacatgatcccagccaaggaataagggtcttgtctagtgaaacgatcgattttccacaaaaaaaaaaaaaaatctactttttaaccacaaatgctcatcttgcactagctctgcgatgcgccacgcattacgtaatcacattagaaaggtcacgcgtgatgtGGGTGGaggtaccgatccagtgtctaaaaagcaaacatgcaaagactaagtcaaatgccctttacaaaataaaaggtaaagtttttcaccctactgtggtaaaaagtataatttctttctttttcttttttttttttttttagaaaatgaccgatcgtttcaacCTGTTGTAcctcattgaagtccactatatggagaaaaatcttggaatgttttccttaaaaaaccttcatttcttttcgactgaagataaaaagacataaacatctttgatgacatgggggtaagtaaattatcaggaagttttaattctaaagtgaactaatcctttaaggcacCTCTATAGTTTCTTGAATAAAGACTCAATTTGTACTGTGAAAAAAGAATCATATTAATAtatgtcaaatgtcaaaatagtatttggaaaatattttactatttactacaaatattttactatttactacaaatatatactaatatatatatatatatatatatatatatatatatatataaaatttatgttatcatttacttattttaaatttcCATGTATCCTCAGCACTCCCTTGCGGCCCCACACCCCACTTTGAAAACCCCTgccataaaagtatcataaaaggaTTCCACATGACTTTTACGCTGCATTTCAGCTTAAATGTCAGGATGTTCTTTACCCAAATCTTTCGAATGACCTCAGACATATGGACTAattttatgatgcttttatgGTATAATTGCATAGAAACAAGCAATCAGTAGATTATCTCCTTTTATGTTTAATGGAAAaatgaaagtcatacaggtttgcacttggaatgacatgaaggtgagcaaAATGACAGAATGATCATTTTCGGGCATCAGTCTTTAGGTTTGGACCTTAAAGTACCTACCACAGTCCTCTGGAATATGTCCATTCATAAGACCCAGCTCCCATGCTCTCTTAATGAGAGGAAATGGATACTGCCAGGAGGAAATCAACCATTACAATTTTTGCAAAtcaaaaatatgtaatatgaCAGACCAGTAGATTTAAATAACTTACTTCACCACTTCTGTCATATGATGCAGCAGCTGGGACAATCTCCTCTCGTGCAAACTTTCTTGCCAACTCCTGGAACTCTTTCTGCTGGTCAGTAAATTCTGTAAAATTTGAGGAATAGTGTGTTGGGATGGTGTAATGGCACCTTGGGATTTCTGAAAACACGGTGAGCAGAAGTAACATTGTAATCAGAGGATGATCACACATACCAAAGCTGAAGCCTCCATGAGCTCCCTTCAAGGTGGCAGTCGCTGCTTGGGCACTAGCTTGAGCGCCGGAACTCTGAAACCTGAGTCCAGTCCGAACACCTGCCCTCACAACCTGTTGGACAATGATTACACAAGTCAACGACTCAAATAATCCACAAACTAACCAATATACAATATTATTGCATTTATTCACTatcttaatttaataatatcaaATCAAATCACTATAATTCTAATATACAGTACAATGAGTTTGGTGTTGTTATGTGTTGTTAAGGTAACGTATATTTTTGCAGTACAGTATGGCAAGATGAGGTAATATCCTGCCAAGCACTTTGTTTATAGATAAGTTAATTGATTAATTAACCCTATCACGTTTGTGAAAACTTCATGATCCCAGATGTAATGATATTATCTCGAAATGCGTACACTAGGAATTCAGCTAATCGAACTGCCTAGCGCTAGGCTAGCTATCTCAAACTCACCAGATTTTACATTTGAAACTAATAAAACGGCATGCATATGCAAAATAGATTCTGTTCGCAAATATGTCAAGAGAAATGCGTATATACCTTATTGAAAAGCATCGCTATTTCTCAGTGGCTACACTCAAACCCTTCAATGCCCTTACAATGTTCACCACAAAGAAATCATGAAGCACCAACCAATCAACGACCTCTGTTTCGTCACGTGATTAAGCACCGTCGCTCTAGTGACTTTTGCCCTACTTTTTTTATATAACCCGAACAACGATAAACATATTAGATCTGTTTAtcaagatttatttaaaaaaaattcccaAGAACATTAATCAAATATTTTGTTAAAGAAATAACCATTGCTTCAATTACGATACGTCAGTGTCatcaattaatgtattaatatatccaattttaattaaattgtttaaataatccTTAtgcttattttaaaaagttggaTTTAAAAACGttatgacttaaaatgaataagaaaaaaaaaacctaacaaaaatcaaaatactAAGAAATTCACATTGCTTTTTCAGTCTTTTCACTCTGtggttatttcattttcatcaAATGTcataagtaaaaaataatacgaaatataatatgttaataagcaaaacatttacattttttaaaatataggctACATTTTTCTCGATTTTAAATGAGTTGAGTGTAACTGGCAGTCTCTCCAGTAGAGGGAACGAGTAAACAGCACACATGGGCGGCGGATCGCCCTTTGGACCGGTGAAGACACATAGCTGTCTTGACAGATGCCAGTATCCGTGAAAAAGCTAAGTTTAGCGGGAGTAAAAATGCTAAACTGTATCTAGTCTTTCGTCGTACTGTTCGTTTATTACATCGGATCTCATTAAAAGCGGACAAACAGGTAAATAAATGCAAAGCATATGTGAGTGTAATGCTTGCTGACGCCCGAACTGCTCAGTGTTGACACATCCTCAGCTAGCTCCCCGGCTAGCGCACTCAAACTTGAGGAGATGTCTCCGGACGTCAACCCCAACACCCTCCTGGGGAGAATACGCTTTTTAAACAAGTGCATTGAATGTTTCCGAAAAAGTGAACCTCTGCCGGAGTCCCTGTGCTACGTGCCGAAAGAGGTTTGCTACAAAATCTGTAAGGATTCGTCGTCGGGCTCCGTTTCCGCATCCTCGTCAACAGCTGGCAACTCGGGTGGCAAAAGCCTGGTGTCGGTGTGGGAGAGCCCGCATCAGGCGCCACAGAAGAAATCATGCAAGTGTAACATCGAACCCAAGAAAGGGACATGTATACGGACAACAGGGGAGGAGTACTGCAACAGCCATGGCCTGTGGGTCAAAATAAGCAAGGTAGAACATTTTAATGTATGAGGTGTTGTCGGGAACTGGTGTCAGACGCTATTCTGATTGATCTGCTGTATCATTATTGATATCAGTGTACACGGGACTTCCTGGTTCATGACGTCACTGCATgtaatgtgtttgtgtggcACCCGGATTCTTCCACTCTTCAGCTCAATGGACATTCAAATGAGAGTCAGCATGTTTTGTTTGTGTGCTCTGTCCATCACAGGAGCAGCTTGAGGAGTATCGGGCTGGTCTGGACATAGAGGAGGGCTGGATCCTGGTGTGTAAACACACAGAAGGTGGAGACAGACTTGTGCCCGTGGAATCTCCTGACACTATCAGCCGCCAACAGCAGCTGTTTGGCTATGACCACAAGCCTTGTAGCAGGTATGTGGATTTTTTAATGTCCACCATTTTCTATTTCCCTGATCCATACAAACTTAAACTGTGCATCTTTAAATAGTGAGCAAAATCTGAAGTCTGACATATTCAGTTTAGTCACTTCTTGAATTGGCTGTCAATGTGAAACGCATATATTAACATATAGATGTGTTGATTGTGAATAAATGTATCCTGACGATTCAATTGATATAAATGACCAACATTTTTCATTGACGGCTTTATAGGTGGGAGCAGGTGGTGGATGTGGAAAACTCTTTACACATGGGTTCCAAACCTAAGGTGGCAGAGCCGGACGAGGCCGCTGTTCGAAAGCTGAGGTGAATGGATGCTCTGacacatacattttattatataattaaacaaaacTCTCAGTCATATAATTTCCTGTTTTATGTTTTACTCCTGCTTGTTTGCACCACGTGACTTTTATTTTAgtctaatttatattttatgacATTAATCAGTTATCATATCTATgcagaataatatatatatatatataatatatatataataatataattttttatatatatatatatatatatatatatatatatatatatatatatatatatatatatatatatatataattagtagaaaaatcatatatatgccaaaaaaagtttctttagcaataaacaaacaatcaaacaaatcTTTTAATGAGCCCTTGTTTCCTTCATTATgataatgttaaaaacatgcttatTGTAGAAGAGGGGTATTCAGGTAAACTAAAAAAATTGTATGTACAGTATGATTGAATAAATGAATAGATCCATAAAAAATGAGCGTCATGTTATTGACCAAGATCTGCCTAATTCTGTGAAGGAATATATGCAATCTCTGTCTTCCAGGTATGCCCCTCCTACGTGGATGTTTGAATGTGACGAGGACCTCGTACACTACTTCTACGACCACATTGGGAAGGAAGATGAAAATCTTGGCAGTGTGAAGCAATGCGTGACCAGCATTGATGTGTCTTCTAGTTCGGTATGTGAGGGCTATCATTTTGTGTAATAACGAAGGGCAGAGAGCTGTGAGTGTCAACATATTGATGTTCTAGACTAGTAAGTAAGTTTTTATGTTTGAAGGAGGACCCCAGTGGTGGTGCAAGCTGCCTGACAGATGGAGACACTGAGACATACTGGGAGAGCGATGGCATGCAGGGACAGCACTGGATCCGTCTGCACATGAAGAGAGGCACTGTGGTCAAGTAAGGACAACTGAGTCACTCTATTTATCATGGACTTTGTTCACAGTGCACTCAAATCTGATTTGGTTATCAAATCCGAACCTTTGATTCTGAGGGTGTATCCACACTCgtagtttggttcatttggtctggaccaaaaaaaaaaaaaatcagcgtGTCTGATCAGCGtgcagattggcaattttatcacagAACCCAAAAGATACCTAAcctaaaggcatagggatacgttcacaacctgattggtcagattttatgacgtatttcctattttgagacggaacgtACCTAACATCCAAAACAACACTGTGTGATAAgataaatgtgtttgtttgttgtgtgtgcgaAGCCtgcatatgatggtattttggacagctgggaactcgtgaagagcctataaaatgtgtaaaggagtcaaaacagtggCAGGAATCCCTTCATCACACACAaactgatgcctgtgatgggcaaactcgcgactatgacgagaaaaaccaatatgcgtgaggattctgtcctttttagggtctcatcgtcttgtttttggtttgtttacatgtctttggtctgtgttgtgttcatatatcattcgaaccgcaccagagttcgtttggaagcagACTGAGACCCATCAGTGGTCTCGGTCTgattgtttggtgcgcaccagggtttggatggcagcgttcacacatgCTCAGATGAACCGAAttaacagagcaatcgcaccagggttggttttaatcgaaccaaacatgacaagtgtgaacgcaccctgaCTGTCTGAAAC
This region includes:
- the acadm gene encoding medium-chain specific acyl-CoA dehydrogenase, mitochondrial, which produces MLFNKVVRAGVRTGLRFQSSGAQASAQAATATLKGAHGGFSFEFTDQQKEFQELARKFAREEIVPAAASYDRSGEYPFPLIKRAWELGLMNGHIPEDCGGMGLGIFDACLITEELAFGCTGVQTAIEANSLGQMPVIIAGNDAQKKKYLGRMTEEPLMCAYCVTEPGAGSDVAAIKTRAVKKGDEYVVNGQKMWITNGGKANWYFLLARTDPDPKCPASKAFTGFIVEADTPGVQPGRKELNMGQRCSDTRGITFEDVRIPKENVLIGEGAGFKIAMGAFDKTRPPVAAGATGLAQRALEEATKYALERKTFGKFIAEHQAVSFLLAEMAMKVELARMAYQRAAWEVDEGRRNTYYASIAKAFAGDIANQCATDAVQIFGGNGFNSEYPVEKLMRDAKIYQIYEGTAQIQRLIISRELLGRFKQ